Within Dysgonomonas sp. HDW5A, the genomic segment GCTGGTAATAAAAATATTTTAGGCGGATTATTCCGTCTTTTTTTATTTTGTGTTTCATTGACACAGTGCATTTTTATTTTCATATATTTCCCCAATAAATATATTGATAGTTGTTTCGGTAAACGATTTCGTGTTGCCGGTTTGTTTTTTTGTTGTCGTTCACAATCGGCACGATTCAAGCGTTTACCTATGTCACAACTATGTCCGGCAGCAGCGTGTAGCGATTACATGCTGCTGTCTTTTATTTTAAAACTAACTAACCGAAATATAAATTTAAATGATGATAAAAATATGAAAAAGTATTTTTTATTGGCAGCCCTCATTCTTACAGGGTTTTGCCGTATGGAAGCACAAGTGGGCATCAATACAACCAGTCCGCATCAATCAGCAGCTCTGGATATCGAGAGTACAAATAAAGGAATGTTGATTCCCCGGATGACTACCGCCCAAAAAGTAGCTGTAATTAATCCCGCTCCCGGATTACTGATTTATGACACTACGCTTCGCTGTATTTCCCAGAATGCAGGTACAGCAGTTTCTCCAGCTTGGGTTTGTCTTTCCCAAAAAGATGCACAGAACGGTTTCTTTTACATGCCCACTATCGCAGTAGATGCTTCGACTGTATCTACAGGCAAGACCCTCGATTTGTATGATGAATATAAAAAACAGTTTACAGCCCCCACTAAAAATCCATCAGCACCTGTCAATATACCTTATTTTAGCAATCGAACCGATTTGTATTACTACATCACAAGCTATGATACCAATGTTCTCGCAAATATATCGATCAATAACAATGGGGTCATGACTTATGATATTAAAGCAGAGTCGGATTACGATTCGTTTATGACTGTGGTATTTGTGGTTAAGTAAATTTTACTCTGATTAGAAATGAAAAAAATAACTTATATATTTTTGATTGTATTTTTGGGGCACCTAAGTGTTTACGGACAAAAGGAAACGAGTTGGTGGCACTTTGGCTTTAAAAGTGGTCTCAATTTCAATTCGCTAAGCAACGCTACGGCGAGCGATGCTACGGTTGTACCTAATATGCCTCAGCCGATAGTAGGAGCGTTATCGACCTACGAAGGTTGTTTTACGGTATCTACGTATGATGGGAATTTTTTATTTTCGTCAGATGGAATTACAGTATATGATAAAAACTACAATGTGATGCCCAATGGTACGGCACTTTTGGGCGATCCATCTGCAACCCAGTCGGGTATTGTGATACCACGACCGGGAAGCTCGACTCAATATTATGTTGTAACAGTTCCGGCACAAGGAGCTCCTAATGGATTGCGGTATAGTGTTGTAGATATGTTGCTGAATGGGGGGCTGGGAGATGTTGTTGCAGCATCTAAAAACACGATTATTAAATCGGGTGCGGTATTTGAAAATATTGCAGCCGTACCCAATGCAAATGGAGAAGATTATTGGTTGTTACATCGTTTAGGGCAAACATTTTATGTGTTTGCTGTTACTGCAACGGGAATATCATCTACCCCAAATCAAACGATTTCCAGTGCAAGTATAACAGCCGTTCCTGCTAGTGCTGGTCTTGGAGAGTTAATAGTATCTTCCGATTATACAAAGATCTTATCGTGCAGTTGGACTGCAAATCAAATTATTTCGGCTCAGTTTAATAACGCTACGGGAATGGTAAGCGGGATACAGGCTCAAACAATACCTGTTATTACTTATGCTGCCTGCTTTTCGCCCGATAATAACCATATTTATGTAACCTCAGGGTACACTAGCCCGCAAATATACCATAATACATGGAGCGGTCTTAGAGCCGGTACTGCCTCTACCTTTCTGGCCTATGGCCCAAGTAACCTCAAACCGGGTATCGATGGCAGGTTGTATGGTATACAATCGCCGGGTCCGGGTCTTCGATCCAAGAACTTGTATGTGATAATGAATCCCAACGCGGGCGGAACTGTTCTGAAATATTTTCCTAATTACCTGATAAATGACGCCTATTTGGGATTGCCGAGTTTTCCGGCGGGTTTTATTCGAATAATTCCTAAATCCAAGCCTTTTGCCTGCGTAGCCCATTCGCGAACCTATGGCGTGGAGATAGACTTATCAGGAGGGAATACTCCTGTAAAATTGGAGTGGAATTTTGGAGATGGCACATCTGTTGTAAGTCAGACAGTGACTTTGCCGCAAACTGAATATGTAATGAAGCATACTTATTCTAGCTCAGGCTTATATACAATTGTAGTAACCCCCTATAAGGCAGATGGTACTAAAGCCAAGATAATTACCATGCAAGCAAATATAGTGAATTGTACGCTAAGGTCGAATCGTATGACCCGATCTGATTTACTCAATTCTAAGCAAATTATGGAGTAAAATTCCTTTCAAAGAATTATATTGGTTTGAGACCTAAAACTATAAAACAGATGAATAAGATTTTAGTACTGATAGCTATCTGTCTGATGCTCTCTATGGAGAATGCCTCGGCTCAGATAGCGGTAAATAGCGATAGCCCCGATGCATCGGCAGCATTAGATATACAGGCCGTTAATAATAATCGGGGTCTTTTGATACCACAAATGACTACAGCTCAGAAACTAGCAATAGCTAATCCCGCACCGGGGTTGTTAGTTTATGATACTGATTATAACTGTATCTCTCAATACAAAGATACCCCCTCTAATCCCGGAGTATTCGGTTGGACTTGTCAGACACTTTTCAACAGACACTTTTTGTATATGCCCACTATTAATATACCCACATCCGATGGTACAGGTAGTCTTCTTACGGGCACCCGGTCTATCGACTTGTATAACGTATACAAAACAGGTTTCGAGAACCCTTCTGTTAAAAGTGCAGGAGCGCCGGCCTCAATTCCTTATTTTAATAGAGATCAGCTATATTATTATGTAACCTATTGCGATCCATGTATCACAGTTACAGGTATTAGTGATAGCGGAAATTTAAGTTATACGGTAAATGCTCTGCCCAATTACGATGCTTTTGTCAATATTGTATTTTTAGTGCGATAAATCATCTAAGTCCGTATCTATATAGATACGGGCTTTTTTTTATATATATTGTTTTATCTGGAAATAGTTTTATCTTTGCTCTTGTAAAATAACTCTTTACATCTATTTATGACTACAGAATTAACAAACATATCTGTCGATAATGATCTAAAATTTAACTATTTAGGTTTGGCTATGTGCGTTGAAATATTAGAGAGAGAGAGAGAGAGAGAGAGAGAGAGAGAGAGAGAGACTAGATAATACCACCTCGTATTTAAAAAAATATTTTTTCATCAAATTTTCAGGCAGATTTATCTGTCGCTTCCCATTGCTGTGTTTTTCCGATGCAGTTCTTTTTGTTTTAGAATATTTCCCGAATAAATATATTGATAGTTGTTTCGGTAAACGA encodes:
- a CDS encoding PKD domain-containing protein, with product MKKITYIFLIVFLGHLSVYGQKETSWWHFGFKSGLNFNSLSNATASDATVVPNMPQPIVGALSTYEGCFTVSTYDGNFLFSSDGITVYDKNYNVMPNGTALLGDPSATQSGIVIPRPGSSTQYYVVTVPAQGAPNGLRYSVVDMLLNGGLGDVVAASKNTIIKSGAVFENIAAVPNANGEDYWLLHRLGQTFYVFAVTATGISSTPNQTISSASITAVPASAGLGELIVSSDYTKILSCSWTANQIISAQFNNATGMVSGIQAQTIPVITYAACFSPDNNHIYVTSGYTSPQIYHNTWSGLRAGTASTFLAYGPSNLKPGIDGRLYGIQSPGPGLRSKNLYVIMNPNAGGTVLKYFPNYLINDAYLGLPSFPAGFIRIIPKSKPFACVAHSRTYGVEIDLSGGNTPVKLEWNFGDGTSVVSQTVTLPQTEYVMKHTYSSSGLYTIVVTPYKADGTKAKIITMQANIVNCTLRSNRMTRSDLLNSKQIME